A window from Cryptomeria japonica chromosome 1, Sugi_1.0, whole genome shotgun sequence encodes these proteins:
- the LOC131070125 gene encoding probable thiol methyltransferase 2 isoform X2, which produces MKHISALHSSALRTVSSQLMNQTTMSAPNLEKQRKMQQLVNNQPMDAWDKCWVEGATPWDIGHATPVLLHLIEKGLLPCGRTLVPGCGSGYDVVALANNNRHVVGVDISETAIKRARELAVSAPNAENFEFLKEDFFTWAPTEQFDFIFDYTFFCAFGPQMRPAWAKRVAELLKSDGELLTLIFPVSDHEGGPPYAVSVLQYEKVLHPFGFQAISIENNEMATGMRKGREIVARWKREDSHLSFL; this is translated from the exons ATGAAGCATATATCTGCTCTCCATAGCAGCGCATTGAGGACTGTGTCATCCCAACTAATGAATCAAACGACAATGAGTGCCCCTAATTTGGAGAAGCAGAGGAAGATGCAACAGCTGGTCAATAATCAGCCAATGG ATGCATGGGACAAATGCTGGGTGGAAGGAGCGACGCCCTGGGATATCGGACATGCTACGCCAGTTCTCTTACACCTGATAGAAAAAGGTCTTCTCCCTTGTGGCAGGACTTTGGTTCCTGGATGTGGTTCA GGGTATGATGTTGTGGCTCTTGCTAACAACAATCGACATGTGGTAGGTGTTGACATCTCTGAAACTGCAATTAAACGAGCACGGGAG CTGGCCGTGAGTGCTCCAAATGCTGAGAATTTCGAATTTCTAAAGGAAGATTTTTTTACATGGGCTCCAACAGAGCAGTTTGATTTTATCTTTGATTACAC GTTTTTCTGTGCTTTTGGGCCTCAGATGAGACCTGCCTGGGCAAAGCGTGTAGCTGAACTATTAAAATCTGATGGAGAGCTTTTGACACTAATATTTCCA GTAAGCGATCATGAGGGAGGCCCACCTTATGCAGTTTCTGTTCTCCA gTACGAAAaggttttacatccatttggtttCCAGGCAATCtcaattgaaaacaatgaaatgGCCACTGGAATGCGCAAG GGCAGAGAAATTGTAGCAAGATGGAAAAGGGAGGACAGTCATCTGTCATTTTTGTAA
- the LOC131070125 gene encoding probable thiol methyltransferase 2 isoform X1, with translation MKHISALHSSALRTVSSQLMNQTTMSAPNLEKQRKMQQLVNNQPMDAWDKCWVEGATPWDIGHATPVLLHLIEKGLLPCGRTLVPGCGSGYDVVALANNNRHVVGVDISETAIKRARELAVSAPNAENFEFLKEDFFTWAPTEQFDFIFDYTFFCAFGPQMRPAWAKRVAELLKSDGELLTLIFPVSDHEGGPPYAVSVLQYEKVLHPFGFQAISIENNEMATGMRKSQTRSYVFKEIESRIHACKG, from the exons ATGAAGCATATATCTGCTCTCCATAGCAGCGCATTGAGGACTGTGTCATCCCAACTAATGAATCAAACGACAATGAGTGCCCCTAATTTGGAGAAGCAGAGGAAGATGCAACAGCTGGTCAATAATCAGCCAATGG ATGCATGGGACAAATGCTGGGTGGAAGGAGCGACGCCCTGGGATATCGGACATGCTACGCCAGTTCTCTTACACCTGATAGAAAAAGGTCTTCTCCCTTGTGGCAGGACTTTGGTTCCTGGATGTGGTTCA GGGTATGATGTTGTGGCTCTTGCTAACAACAATCGACATGTGGTAGGTGTTGACATCTCTGAAACTGCAATTAAACGAGCACGGGAG CTGGCCGTGAGTGCTCCAAATGCTGAGAATTTCGAATTTCTAAAGGAAGATTTTTTTACATGGGCTCCAACAGAGCAGTTTGATTTTATCTTTGATTACAC GTTTTTCTGTGCTTTTGGGCCTCAGATGAGACCTGCCTGGGCAAAGCGTGTAGCTGAACTATTAAAATCTGATGGAGAGCTTTTGACACTAATATTTCCA GTAAGCGATCATGAGGGAGGCCCACCTTATGCAGTTTCTGTTCTCCA gTACGAAAaggttttacatccatttggtttCCAGGCAATCtcaattgaaaacaatgaaatgGCCACTGGAATGCGCAAG TCACAGACAAGGAGCTATGTTTTCAAGGAAATTGAATCCAGGATACATGCATGCAAAGGTTAG